One segment of Malassezia restricta chromosome V, complete sequence DNA contains the following:
- a CDS encoding translocation protein SEC72, which translates to MSGVPQAVPPETATDAQGNPLLVAVDRDELFSFSVDATTKRVHTDAQDVHLLNLIVNWLRMLPPQAPCPPPPNILQKELSEGIAEEKAKGNAAYRKKDYETAIKHYTLGIALITSRPMWESSSIIADELTVMLANRSAAMLACEAHIEALCDADAAVKIKGAWGKGHFRKGKALAALQRYEEARAAFELGHQCEPDNEDFLQAIAALP; encoded by the coding sequence ATGTCGGGGGTTCCACAGGCGGTGCCGCCGGAGACGGCGACCGATGCACAGGGTAATCCGCTGCTTGTAGCGGTGGATCGCGACGAACTCTTTTCCTTCAGCGTAGACGCAACGACGAAGCGCGTGCATACCGACGCGCAGGATGTCCACTTGCTGAATTTGATCGTCAACTGGCTGCGGATGCTTCCGCCTCAGGCGCCGTGCCCCCCGCCTCCGAACATTTTGCAGAAGGAGCTCTCCGAGGGCATTGCTGAAGAGAAGGCGAAGGGCAACGCCGCGTACCGCAAGAAGGACTATGAGACGGCCATCAAGCACTACACGCTGGGCATCGCTCTGATCACGAGCCGGCCCATGTGGGAATCAAGCTCGATAATCGCAGATGAACTCACTGTCATGCTCGCCAatcgcagcgccgcgatgctGGCCTGTGAGGCCcacatcgaggcgctgtgtgacgccgatgccgccgtCAAAATCAAGGGCGCATGGGGCAAGGGCCACTTTCGTAAGGGCAAGGCACTCGCCGCCCTCCAGCGCTACGAAGAGGCTCGCGCGGCCTTTGAACTCGGCCACCAGTGCGAGCCCGACAATGAGGACTTTCTCCAGGCCATAGCAGCACTGCCATAA
- a CDS encoding ATP synthase mitochondrial F1 complex assembly factor 2, translated as MLLRGLRSVCAVPRQVRAVHACAVRLNAGADRAEQSMQRFWKDVHLAFETPSNGDDEHFVVQLDRRNLRTPGGAKLAIPADRPLLACLIAQEWDEQTQLIKPHSLPLTSLMSRAIDALQDDERGRKEVQDYLMRYLDTDTVCFFDKEPARLVQLQKERWTPLLEWTRRLLDADVHTATGTLVCRQPDATRAKVERLVAGLPPLDLASLERAVMVSKSMIIGLALIHRYIEAEQAALAAEVETASQVATWGVIDDSHDVDHAELRRQLASVACAQVSTEPELVEKFLQVLKKHDGAFRT; from the coding sequence ATGCTGCTACGTGGGCTGCGAAGTGtgtgcgccgtgccgcgtcAGGTGCGTGCTGTGCATGCGTGCGCGGTGCGTCTGAATGCGGGAGCGGATCGCGCCGAGCAGAGCATGCAGCGGTTCTGGAAGGACGTGCATCTGGCGTTCGAGACGCCGAGCaatggcgacgacgagcactttgtcgtgcagctggacCGGCGCAacctgcgcacgccggGCGGTGCCAAGCTGGCTATACCTGCGGATCGTCCGCTTCTTGCGTGTCTGATTGCGCAGGAGTGGGACGAGCAGACGCAACTGATCAAGCCGCACTCGCTACCGCTCACCTCGCtcatgtcgcgcgccattgatgcgctgcaggacgatGAGAGGGGCCGGAAGGAGGTGCAAGACTACCTGATGCGCTACCTGGATACCGATACAGTGTGCTTCTTTGACAAGGAGCCAGCTCGtctcgtgcagctgcaaAAGGAGCGCTGGACGCCGCTCCTCGAGTGGACGCGCCGGCTGTTGGATGCCGACGTCCACACGGCGACAGGCACGCTGGTGTGCCGGCAGCcggacgcgacgcgcgccaaggTCGAGCGCCTGGTCGCAGGTTTGCCGCCACTCGATctcgcgtcgctcgagcgcgccgtcATGGTCAGCAAGTCGATGATCATTGGCCTGGCGCTGATCCACCGCTACATtgaggccgagcaggcggcgctcgccgccgaGGTCGAGACGGCGAGTCAGGTCGCGACGTGGGGCGTGATCGACGACTCGCACGATGTGGATCATGctgagctgcgtcgccagctcgcgagcgtcgcgtgcgccCAAGTGTCGACGGAGCCGGAGCTCGTGGAGAAGTTTTTGCAAGTGCTCAAAAAGCATGACGGTGCCTTCCGTACATAG
- a CDS encoding integral peroxisomal membrane peroxin produces MSPSSAVKPARTLSFVDIVERMPPSMIQLLTVLAPAIHVMHHALLLVTWRGGYAMRVQSWILLVAYVQLCLYGYEVLRYAPQLLVLALLGYTWLHRSCARITGHRRASDERGSPEQLRRALVELADVSDFAVAMHECFVQPVYDVLTWQVPGYGPVHLVLFLLVTWPVWLLCMLPSHMWLTHIYATRANLVEWLGGAPTAWAHRAWAASLALWDARIAPHVPSACFTAAAWLQTHVVPHLVRAAAWLTSSPTYVSLQLWPPFPIASLSVRHVLLFVGVLVLSWCSPWATLLRMALWRSAFVRHSVMWLVHALSGSETLAASLPTPKAALAPRPRTTQHETPFVFEIYENQRWWIGLDWTAALLPQERPSWSDSDNAAVAPPASFALPRSTSVLLPSSHTTGKSDRRTSEWRWVDTEWRVAGVVGVSSSTYTPAASTTATEAQREEASQREHVEVPDEVRRYARPADMPSASMDVDAEGWQYGDNAWDKFSKQNGMGRYTRRRRWLRKAVLVQTVEYGV; encoded by the coding sequence ATGAGCCCGTCGAGTGCCGTCAAGCCGGCGCGGACGCTGTCGTTCGTCGATATTGTCGAGCGGATGCCGCCCAGCATGATCCAGCTCCTCACGGTGCTTGCGCCCGCTATTCATGTGATgcaccatgcgctgctcctcgtcacctggcgcggcggctACGCCATGCGTGTGCAGTCGTGGATCCTGCTGGTCGCGTACGTCCAGCTGTGCCTGTACGGCTACGAGGTGCTGCGGTATGCAccgcagctgctcgtgctggcgctCCTGGGCTACACATGGCTCCACCGCTCGTGTGCGCGCATCACAGGCCACCGCCGTGCCtccgacgagcgcggcagtcccgagcagctgcgccgcgccttggTCGAGCTGGCCGACGTGAGCGACTTTGCCGTGGCCATGCACGAATGCTTCGTGCAGCCGGTCTACGACGTGCTGACATGGCAGGTGCCTGGCTACGGACCCGTgcacctcgtcctcttcctcctcgtcaCATGGCCCGTGTGGCTCCTGTGCATGCTCCCGTCTCATATGTGGCTGACTCACATCTACGCGACACGCGCAAACCTGGTGGAGTGGCTCGGCGGTGCGCCGACGGCCTGGGCACACCGCGCGTGGGCCGCCAGCCTCGCGCTGTGGgacgcgcgcatcgcgcctCACGTCCCGTCCGCCTGCTTCACGGCCGCAGCCTGGCTCCAAACTCATGTCGTGCCCCATCTCGTGCGTGCGGCAGCGTGGCTCACAAGCTCGCCCACGTACGTGTCCCTCCAGCTGTGGCCGCCCTTCCCGATCGCTTCGCtcagcgtgcgccacgtcctcctcttcgtcggcgTCCTCGTTCTGTCGTGGTGCTCGCCATGGGCCACACTTCTCCGCATGGCCCTGTGGCGCAGTGCGTTTGTGCGCCACAGCGTGATGTGGCTCGTACATGCCCTCAGCGGCtccgagacgctcgcggcgtCCCTGCCTACGCCCAAAGCCGCCCTGGCACCTCggccacgcacgacgcagcacgaGACGCCCTTTGTATTCGAAATTTACGAAAACCAGCGATGGTGGATCGGTTTGGACTGGACAGCCGCCCTCCTACCGCAGGAACGCCCCAGCTGGTCGGACAGCGACAACGCCGCTGTCGCCCCACCCGCCTCGTtcgcgctgccgcgcagcaccaGCGTGCTCCTGCCCTCGTCCCACACGACAGGCAAGTCGGATCGCCGCACCTCGGAATGGCGCTGGGTCGACACGGAAtggcgcgtcgcgggcgtcgtcggcgtctcgtcgtccacgtaCACGCCCGCTGcgagcacgacggccaccgaggcacagcgcgaAGAGGCCAGCCAGCGCGAGCATGTCGAGGTGCCCGACGAGGTACGCCGCTACGCGCGCCCTGCCGATATGCCTTCCGCGAGCAtggacgtcgacgccgaggGATGGCAGTATGGCGACAATGCTTGGGACAAGTTTAGCAAGCAAAACGGCATGGGACGCtacacgcgccgccgccgctggcTCCGCAAAGCCGTGCTCGTCCAGACGGTCGAATATGGTGTGTGA
- a CDS encoding phosphatidylinositol glycan, class S, whose translation MGGAADASFQRTSLHVRILASIVCVIAACVPAWWMLTKIERLPLPAEAVRALEARGACPIRTAWAVVVPTNECESVRQELQRHSLCVDWRVEGTHCVAGAASATSTYRVPDANVSAHLAPLLRRAESDSVSVPYARKIRVVFSLLQEDASVGRALHGWDLTHALHNISAYEALAPLARTVRALERVYDIQLESQVQWYAPLELEPQRHGAGQDAFYTVSMQDARVFVNAEQWRLDSYGTADLSPATEVRTLQFVLFVPSVHAPLYLDAETLHQQPAWLLPQWGGVVVWNGAHESEHVSLEALQEPMSRFAEQLRALLGLERGPDVGMAVEGLVWRRTLEMARSAVETLGSIVRLVTKIPNLGVNAQVRDATLAAIEALAACDPQHADAALHHATQAHTHASRAFYDPSMLATLYFPSEHTFAVYTPLFGPLFMPLALGALREWRRRRHRR comes from the coding sequence atgggcggcgcggcggaCGCTTCGTTCCAGCGGACGTCGCTGCATGTGCGTATCCTGGCGTCGATCGTGTGCGTGatcgcggcgtgcgtgccggcCTGGTGGATGCTCACAAAGATCGAGCGCTTGCCGTTGCCAGCggaggcggtgcgtgcgctcgaggcgcgtggcgcgtgtCCCATCCGCACGGCGTGGGCGGTCGTCGTGCCGACGAACGAGTGCGAGAGTGtgcggcaagagctgcagcggcacTCGCTGTGCGTGGACTGGCGCGTCGAGGGCACACACTGTGTGGCGGGCGCTGCGTccgcgacgtcgacgtacCGCGTGCCTGACGCGAATGTGAGTGCGCAtcttgcgccgctgctgcgcagGGCGGAGAGCGACTCGGTGAGTGTGCCGTACGCGCGCAAGATCCGCGTCGTGTTTTCGCTTCTGCAAGAGGATGCGAGTGTCGGCCGTGCTCTGCATGGCTGGGACCTGACGCACGCCCTGCACAACATCAGTGcgtacgaggcgctggcgcccctcgcacgcacggttcgtgcgctcgagcgcgtgtaCGATATCCAGCTCGAGAGTCAGGTGCAGTGGTACGCGCCTCTTGAGCTCGAGCCGCAGCGCCATGGGGCAGGTCAGGATGCCTTTTACACGGTATCGATGCAGGACGCGCGGGTGTTTGTGAATGCCGAGCAGTGGCGCCTGGACTCGTATGGCACGGCCGACTTGTCGCCGGCGACCGAGGTGCGTACGCTCCAGTTTGTGCTGTTTGTGCCGAGTGTGCATGCGCCCCTGTATTTGGACGCCGAGACGCTGCACCAGCAGCCGGCGTGGCTGCTTCCACAGTGGGGCGGTGTGGTCGTGTGGAATGGTGCGCACGAAAGCGAGCATGTATCGCTCGAAGCACTGCAAGAGCCCATGTCGCGctttgccgagcagctgcgggCGCTCCTGGGCCTGGAGCGAGGACCGGATGTCGGCATGGccgtcgagggcctcgtATGGCGCCGGACGCTCGAAATGGCGCGTAGTGcggtcgagacgctcggcAGCATCGTGCGTCTCGTGACCAAGATCCCGAATCTCGGTGTGAATGCGCAGGTGCGCGATGCCACGCTGGccgcgatcgaggcgctggcaGCGTGTGATCCGCAGCACGCCGATGCGGCTTTGCATCACGCCACGCAGGCACATACCCATGCCTCGCGTGCGTTTTACGATCCGTCCATGCTGGCCACGCTCTACTTTCCCAGTGAGCACACCTTTGCCGTATATACCCCGCTGTTCGGCCCCCTGTTCATGCCGCTGGCCCTGGGCGCGCTGCGAGAGTGGAGGCGAAGGCGGCACCGTCGGTAG
- a CDS encoding stress responsive A/B barrel domain protein encodes MPLVHIVLFKVKSQVLSNGWEEFQARAETIRDLAVVKDVCQDMRLGPPVWDTRSHGFNYGLYSVFATMDDLVRYKEDNDHKEFIKMNLLPNIDDLLAYDFEL; translated from the exons ATGCCGTTGGTCCACATTGTGCTGTTCAAGGTCAAGTCGCAGGTGCTGAGTAACGGGTGGGAAGAGTTTCAGGCCCGTGCCGAGACAATTCGCGATCTTGCTGTCGTGAAAGACGTCTGCCAAGACATGAGGCTGGGCCCGCCCGTGTGGGACACGCGGTCGCACGGCTTCAACTACGGCCTGTACTCGGTCTTTGCCACGATGGATGATCTCGTGCGGTACAAGGAGGACAATGACCACAAGGA ATTCATCAAGATGAACCTGCTCCCGAACATCGACG ATCTCCTGGCGTACGATTTCGAGCTGTAG
- a CDS encoding gem associated protein 2: protein MPRAPEGGQPSLPVGTLPVDGIPRDGEEYLAMVRAEAQNAPSILVHAMEEAPLATPAPQPEGDARMPTHAWCTVFVERFKRLRYSVRVLRPTGTVRARIPGVHEESRWYAYVHGRAAPTEDERQRMLVSGAGSDSESEVSELLDAHDLTAHGYRFREPSLAVLAQLDTREAVALTKLFRKWMQHAQFTQGDAVLHPVHARWLFGLLACLDDDVSGEDMASLRVLARACIKCLVRARQQSTQHEGGAWMILVVLAGVCGQRDLWDEAQARLGPGGGGPA from the coding sequence atgccacgcgcgccggAGGGAGGCCAGCCCAGCCTGCCGGTCGGCACGCTGCCGGTCGATGGCATCCCGCGCGATGGCGAAGAGTACCTGGCGATGGTGCGTGCGGAGGCACAAAACGCACCGTCCATTCTAGTGCATGCTATGGAAGAAGCGCCTCTCGCCacgccggcgccgcagccCGAGGGGGACGCGCGTATGccgacgcatgcatggTGCACGGTCTTTGTCGAGCGATTCAAGCGCCTGCGCTACAGTGTGCGCGTGCTGCGGCCCACAGGGACTGTGCGCGCACGTATACCCGGCGTCCACGAGGAGTCGCGCTGGTACGCCTAtgtgcatggccgtgcggcgccgACCGAGGacgagcggcagcgcatgctcgtcTCGGGCGCAGGCTCTGACTCGGAGAGCGAGGTCAGCGAACTCCTAGACGCTCACGATCTCACGGCGCATGGCTACCGATTTCGTGAGCCCAGCCTGGCCGTcttggcgcagctcgacacgcgcgaggCCGTAGCACTTACCAAGCTCTTTCGCAAGTGGATGCAGCACGCCCAGTTCACGCAGGGCGACGCGGTCCTGCACCCTGTCCACGCGCGCTGGCTCTTTGGCCTGCTCGCctgcctcgacgacgacgtgtcGGGCGAGGACATGGCCTCTCTGCGTGTCCTGGCTCGCGCGTGCATCAAGTGccttgtgcgtgcgcgtcaGCAGTCTACGCAGCAcgagggcggcgcctgGATGATTCTGGTCGTCCTCGCTGGCGTCTGCGGCCAGCGTGACTTGTGGGACGAGGCCCAGGCGCGCTTGGGCCCCGGCGGTGGAGGCCCGGCGTAG
- a CDS encoding ribosomal RNA-processing protein 1 has product MGPRSQAQPRGRAEPVEAEMPLGRYLASTEKRVRDRAIRSLAAFVLMRAQEGGLSMSPAELSKLWKGLFYCFWMSDKPLVQQQLAQELSELVLMVAGIDTRSDEAQVASLRHALAALDFYQGFWHTMQAEWLGVDKFRIDKYYLLMRRFLQAGCQLLLVYGCDALLVERYVHIMRGTDGPLSSNNVHVPDSITYHICDAFLAELDAAVAAHAEASPAVPTIELLAPFMDLAATSTSKQVHERVMSRVIDPFLAACQRRLAQSTDEAHASEEHEPLEALLSHTRLDTGVASCSDVYSAALQRLMRAASAPDTYAPSRRHLYARWHEAAQATDLD; this is encoded by the coding sequence ATGGGCCCACGAAGCCAGGCGCAGCCGCGCGGGCGTGCGGAGCCTGTTGAGGCCGAGATGCCGCTCGGCAGGTACTTGGCATCGACCGAGAAGCGGGTGCGTGACCGGGCGATTcgctcgctcgcggcgTTTGTGCTGATGCGCGCCCAGGAGGGGGGGTTGTCGATGTCGCCGGCGGAGCTGTCCAAGCTGTGGAAGGGTCTCTTTTATTGTTTCTGGATGAGTGACAAGCcgcttgtgcagcagcagctggcgcaggaGCTCAGTGAGCTTGTGCTGATGGTCGCAGGTATAGATACGCGGAGCGACGAGGCTCAGGTGGCGTCGTTgcggcatgcgctggcggcgctcgacttTTACCAAGGGTTTTGGCACACGATGCAGGCCGAGTGGCTGGGTGTGGACAAGTTCCGCATTGACAAGTACTACCTGctcatgcgccgcttctTGCAGGCGGGAtgccagctgctgctcgtgtATGggtgcgatgcgctgctggtggaGCGGTACGTGCACATCATGCGCGGCACCGACGGCCCGCTGTCGTCGAACAATGTGCATGTGCCCGACAGCATTACGTACCACATATGCGATGCGTTCCTCGCGGAGCTCGacgcggccgtggcggcgcatgcggaGGCGTCGCCGGCGGTCCCGACGATCGAGCTCCTGGCCCCGTTCATGGACCTCGCGGCCACCAGCACGTCGAAGCAggtgcacgagcgcgtcaTGTCGCGCGTCATTGACCCGTTCctggcggcgtgccagaggcgcctggcgcagtcgaccgacgaggcgcacgcTAGCGAGGAACACGAGCCCCTCGAGGCCCTGCTGTCTCATACGCGCCTCGATACGGGCGTCGCTTCGTGCAGCGACGTGTACAGTGCCGCGCTGCAACGCCtcatgcgcgccgcgagTGCGCCGGATACCTATGCGCCCAGCCGCCGGCACTTGTACGCTCGCTGGCacgaagcggcgcaggccACGGATCTTGATTAG
- a CDS encoding solute carrier family 25 (mitochondrial S-adenosylmethionine transporter), member 26 yields MDVIEVERPTPGFVTSLASGAAAGLSVDLLFYPIDTIKTRLQSAQGFWRSGGLRGVYRGMGSVAVGSAPGASIFFVTYETCKDRIARLLYPESSAAAMASAPSVHMAAGTLGEMAACLVRVPTDVVKSRQQTSAYGRISSYAALRQVVATEGVRGLYRGYGSTIFREIPFTCIQFPLYEYLKRQLGERTWWHAAGAGSIAGAVAACCTTPLDVIKTRIMLAKVSPTPGASTRIGPTLLHLVRNEGVGALLAGVVPRTLWIGLGGAVFLGTFDAAAGVLAPQLG; encoded by the coding sequence ATGGACGTGATAGAAGTTGAGCGCCCGACGCCGGGCTTTGTGACGTCGCTGGCgtccggcgcggcggcgggtCTGTCGGTGGACCTGCTCTTTTACCCGATCGACACGATCAAGACGCGTCTGCAGAGTGCGCAGGGCTTTTGGAGGAGCGGCGGCTTGCGTGGCGTGTACCGCGGCATGGGCAGTGTGGCCGTAGGGAGTGCGCCGGGCGCGTccatcttcttcgtcacGTACGAGACGTGCAAGGATCGCATCGCGCGTCTGCTATACCCCGAATCGAGCGCAGCCGCGatggcgtcggcgccgtccGTGCACATGGCCGCCGGCACGCTGGGCGAGATGGCCGCGTGcctggtgcgtgtgccgacgGATGTGGTCAAGTCGCGGCAGCAGACGTCGGCGTACGGGCGCATTTCCtcgtacgcggcgctgcggcaggTCGTCGCGACAGAGGGCGTGCGTGGTCTGTATCGTGGCTATGGCAGCACCATCTTCCGAGAGATTCCGTTCACGTGTATTCAATTCCCCCTCTACGAGTACCTCAAGCGCCAGCTGGGCGAGCGCACATGGTGGCATGCGGCGGGCGCCGGCAGCATAGCCGGTGCTGTCGCGgcgtgctgcacgacgccgctcgATGTGATCAAGACCCGCATCATGCTGGCCAAAGtctcgccgacgcccgGTGCGAGTACGCGCATTGGGCCGacgctcctgcacctcgTGCGGAACGAAGGCGTCGGTGCGCTCTTGGCTGGCGTGgtgccacgcacgctgtGGATCGGTCTGGGCGGTGCGGTGTTCCTCGGCACGTTtgacgcggcggcgggtGTGTTAGCGCCGCAGCTGGGCTAG
- a CDS encoding aspartyl-tRNA(Asn)/glutamyl-tRNA(Gln) amidotransferase subunit A — protein sequence MTWPRRVPRVVRGFHSGPHDPYNALTQVFERPPLRAGPLHDWSVSIKENIAMQGVRTTCASRMLAEYRAPFDATVVERLRDAGAWISSRNNCDEFAMGALNTHSMYGPVANPAYPLHAPRAPGGSSGGAAAAVAAGLCRLALGTDTGGSVRIPASYCGVYGFKPSYGMLSRWGVVSYADSLDTVGLLARELPDIARAFDVLAAEDPRDATCVPNDVRQRLSHVATPSLPGLRVGVVQELFPAEVDARTLDAVDGVLASMAAQGAAIVPTSVPPVTSAAAVYYLLSLAEASSNLARYDGIRFGVPVQRTSTFFDDVTRHRSRHLGAEVQRRLLLGTYAVSSEARRSHYTRALRLRQALRAAYDACFRDVDVLVYPTTLGAAPRLDEPVEEYASDVLAVSANLAGFPAISVPVRRRDPIGVSFAMPWGHDRALLSLLAQLRR from the coding sequence ATGACGTGGCCCCGGCGAGTGCCtcgcgtcgtgcgtggcttCCACAGCGGGCCGCACGACCCGTACaatgcgctcacgcaggTGTTTGAGCGCCCTCCGCTCCGCGCTGGGCCACTGCACGACTGGTCCGTCAGCATCAAGGAAAACATCGCGATGCAaggcgtgcgcacgacgtgTGCCAGTCGCATGCTCGCCGAGTACCGCGCGCCCTTCGATGCGACGGTCGTAGAGCGCCTccgcgacgcaggcgcatggATCTCGTCGCGCAACAACTGCGACGAGTTCGCCATGGGCGCCCTGAATACCCACTCGATGTACGGGCCCGTGGCCAACCCGGCGTATCCGTtgcacgcgccacgcgcgccaggcggcaGCTCCGGCGGTGCGGCGGCAGCTGTCGCCGCGGGGCTGTgtcgcctcgcgctcggcacagATACAGGTGGCTCCGTACGCATACCCGCGTCGTATTGCGGCGTGTATGGCTTCAAGCCTTCGTACGGCATGCTCAGTCGCTGGGGCGTCGTGTCGTATGCCGACTCGCTCGATACGGTCGGCCTCCTCGCTCGTGAGCTGCCGGAtatcgcgcgcgccttcGACGTGCTCGCGGCCGAGGACCCGCGCGACGCGACATGCGTGCCGAACGACGTGCGCCAGCGCTTATCGCACGTCGCCACGCCGAGCCTGCCAGGTCTGCGCGTCGGTGTCGTTCAAGAACTGTTTCCGGCCGAAGtcgatgcacgcacgctcgacgcggTCGACGGCGTGCTCGCGTCGATGGCcgcgcaaggcgcggcgATCGTGCCGACGTCTGTGCCGCCCGTcacgtcggcggcggccgtgtacTACCTACTCTCGCTCGCCGAGGCTAGCAGCAATCTTGCACGCTACGACGGCATTCGATTCGGCGTGCctgtgcagcgcacgtcgacgttcttcgacgacgtgaCGCGCCATCGGAGCCGGCACTTGGGCGCCGAggtgcagcggcgcctcctgctcggcacgtaTGCCGTGTcgtccgaggcgcgtcgttcGCACTATACACGTGCTCTACGGCTtcggcaggcgctgcgtgcggcATACGATGCATGCTTCCGCGACGTCGATGTCCTTGTGTACCCCACGacgctgggcgccgcgccgcgtctcGACGAGCCTGTCGAAGAGTACGCCTCCGACGTCCTCGCCGTCTCGGCGAACCTGGCCGGCTTTCCAGCCATCTCGGTGCCTGTCCGCCGTCGCGACCCGATCGGCGTCTCGTTCGCGATGCCATGGGGACACGACCGCGCCCTCTTGTCGCTCCTAGCCCAGCTGCGGCGCTAA
- a CDS encoding SDE2 telomere maintenance, whose amino-acid sequence MSLWVRLCAPWEATVAVRVSSEARGADVRAALTPWLGHADVRLTTRGGQPVYAHAHVVADMDLVVRARFCGGKGGFGNMLRAQGGRMSARGKHESQDSCRDLQGRRVGSVKQAQLLAEYVAQASERQAAWDEAQKRKYAKLERMLGRAPKSMADYETAAEKLDEAGETLEEEAAQPSTSKRERLDDHDYVEQSREIVDHVRGAVASAMRKKRRKGKERAA is encoded by the coding sequence ATGTCCTTGTGGGTGCGTTTGTGTGCGCCGTGGGAGGCGACGGTGGCtgtgcgcgtgtcgagcgaAGCGCGGGGCGCGGATGTGCGTGCAGCGCTGACGCCATGGCTCGGTCACGCAGATGTGCGACTGACGACGCGCGGTGGCCAGCCTGTgtatgcgcatgcgcacgtcgtggcCGACATGGATCTCGTGGTGCGAGCGCGGTTCTGTGGCGGCAAGGGCGGCTTTGGGAAtatgctgcgtgcgcaggGCGGGCGCATGAGTGCGCGCGGCAAGCATGAGAGCCAGGACTCGTGTCGCGACTTGCAGggccgccgcgtcggcTCTGTcaagcaggcgcagctgctggccgagtacgtggcgcaggcgtcGGAGCGCCAGGCTGCatgggacgaggcgcagaaGCGCAAGTATGCGAagctggagcgcatgctggGCCGGGCGCCCAAGTCGATGGCCGACTATGAGACGGCCGCGGAGaagctcgacgaggcgggcgagacgctggaggaggaagcggcgcagccgtcgacgtcgaagCGAGAGCGTCTCGATGATCACGACTATGTCGAGCAGAGTCGCGAGATTGTGGACCATGTGCGGGGGGCTGTTgcgtcggcgatgcgcaagaagcggcgcaaggGCAAGGAACGTGCTGCCTAG
- a CDS encoding tetratricopeptide repeat domain protein — protein MSWLVRAGRYAMPMLAARARAPVVRVARLHVTRVPLAVEQSQGVSLDDPAEGEAQKLLDSGTHALEMGDLERAKGAYRKSVEVHENASAYYNLGICQYQEHDLPGAIESWTHALRLAPDSPDAHTNLASAYIMSKPPQADKALEHLTLAATQSPDDGEIHFNLGTVLEACEQLEPAIKAYRKAKECGIDVRTRD, from the exons ATGTCGTGGCTCGTACGTGCCGGACGCTATGCGATGCCGATGCtggctgcgcgtgcgcgcgcgcctgtcGTGCGTGTAGCGCGTCTTCATGTgacgcgtgtgccgctcgcCGTGGAGCAGAGCCAGGgcgtgtcgctcgacgaccCGGCGGAGGGCGAGGCGCAAAAGCTGCTCGACAGCGGcacacacgcgctcgagatGGGCGATCTAGAGCGTGCGAAGGGAGCGTACAGGAAGAGTGTCGAGGTGCACGAGAATGCGTCGGCCTACTACAACCTGGGCATTTGCCAGTACCAGGAGC ACGATCTGCCGGGCGCGATCGAATCGtggacgcacgcgctgcgcttgGCGCCGGACAGTCCGGATGCCCACACGAACTTGGCGTCCGCCTACATCATGTCCAAGCCGCCGCAGGCGGacaaggcgctggagcacCTGAC CCTCGCAGCCACGCAGAGTCCTGACGATGGCGAGATTCACTTCAATCTAGGTACCGTGTTGGAAGCAT gcgagcagctggagcCGGCGATCAAGGCGTACCGCAAAGCCAAGGAGTGTGGCATCGATGTACGTACGCGCGACTGA
- a CDS encoding TFIIH basal transcription factor complex TTD-A subunit encodes MRALAGTLLTCDVAVKQMILAIDERMPCIIMDLDDTHMLVNSKMVEQLRTMLEAEFEKNTYTLDI; translated from the exons ATGCGGGCCTTGGCCGGGACGCTGCTGACCTGCGATGTGGCCGTCAAGCAGATGATCTTGgccatcgacgagcgcatgcccTGCATCATTATGGACCTGGACGacacgcacatgctcgtgaACAGCAAAATggtcgagcagctgcggACGATGCTCGAGGCCGAG TTTGAGAAAAACACCTATACCCTAGATATCTAA